In the Natronolimnobius baerhuensis genome, one interval contains:
- a CDS encoding DUF7504 family protein: MERDRGSVAVDGASFARTLETLKREGSNVLVVGATPAGAHDELCDRLCGTDDESEHSHGYHLYVTASEDRARTAAAEDTEDSSEFAETAEAISAIEFADAAADDTVSIESLGSDIIDTISDLEAAADGFEPAELRVCVDSLVTLFQDHDAETVFRLLHITTSGVSHVNGMGHYHLALSRDHEAVSLLEPLFDAVVEVRAADGQYEQRWHLREQGSTAWIPL; encoded by the coding sequence CACGCACACTCGAGACACTCAAACGGGAGGGGAGCAATGTCTTAGTCGTCGGTGCAACCCCCGCTGGAGCACACGACGAACTCTGTGATCGGCTCTGTGGCACAGACGACGAAAGCGAACACAGCCATGGCTATCACCTGTACGTGACTGCAAGCGAAGACCGAGCGCGAACCGCCGCAGCCGAGGACACTGAGGACTCGAGTGAGTTTGCCGAGACAGCAGAGGCGATCAGTGCAATCGAGTTTGCAGATGCCGCAGCTGACGACACGGTCTCGATTGAGTCACTCGGCAGCGACATCATCGACACGATCAGCGATCTCGAGGCCGCTGCGGATGGCTTCGAGCCGGCAGAACTTCGCGTTTGTGTCGACTCGCTTGTGACGCTCTTTCAGGACCACGACGCCGAGACGGTGTTTCGACTGCTGCACATCACGACCTCAGGCGTCTCCCACGTCAACGGAATGGGCCACTATCATCTCGCACTCAGCCGCGATCACGAAGCCGTGAGCCTTCTTGAGCCGCTATTCGATGCCGTCGTCGAAGTCAGGGCGGCCGACGGCCAGTACGAGCAGCGATGGCACCTCCGCGAGCAGGGCTCGACAGCCTGGATTCCACTGTAA
- a CDS encoding ribonuclease H-like domain-containing protein, with amino-acid sequence MRIENSFIPVQGVGDATERRLWENGITHWDEFDGSVVGDTLADRIERFIDEGRTHLERGNISPFASQLPAASRWRLYENVREQTCFLDIETTGLDATCNDVTTVSLHQGGETTTFVNGRDLTSDRLAAELSDASLLVTFNGARFDVPFLETCYDLEVGVPHLDLMYACKKVGLDGGLKSIERDLGIERDMPDISGRDAVRLWHEYERGDDAALETLVTYNRADTKNMQPLLETVTDRLHEEVFEAACAEQSQ; translated from the coding sequence GTGCGAATCGAGAACAGTTTCATCCCCGTCCAGGGCGTCGGTGACGCGACCGAGCGCCGACTGTGGGAAAACGGGATCACCCACTGGGACGAGTTCGACGGCAGCGTCGTCGGCGACACCCTCGCCGACCGGATCGAGCGATTCATCGACGAGGGGCGAACCCACCTCGAGCGTGGCAACATTTCACCGTTTGCGTCGCAACTCCCGGCCGCGAGTCGCTGGCGGCTGTACGAAAACGTCCGCGAGCAGACTTGTTTTCTGGATATCGAGACCACCGGCCTCGATGCGACCTGCAACGACGTGACGACGGTCAGTCTCCATCAGGGCGGCGAGACGACCACGTTCGTCAACGGCCGCGATCTGACCAGCGACCGGCTGGCAGCCGAGCTGTCGGACGCATCACTGCTCGTTACCTTCAACGGCGCGCGCTTTGATGTTCCCTTCCTCGAGACGTGTTACGACCTTGAGGTCGGCGTGCCACATCTCGATCTCATGTACGCCTGTAAGAAGGTTGGACTCGACGGCGGGCTCAAATCAATCGAACGCGACCTCGGAATTGAGCGCGACATGCCAGACATCAGCGGCCGCGACGCCGTCCGCCTCTGGCACGAGTACGAACGCGGCGACGACGCTGCCCTCGAGACGCTCGTCACGTACAACCGCGCCGATACCAAGAACATGCAGCCACTGCTCGAGACTGTCACGGACCGGCTTCACGAGGAGGTCTTCGAGGCGGCCTGTGCCGAGCAGTCCCAGTAG
- a CDS encoding acyl-CoA thioesterase, translating to MEYPYEVDLDVRLRDIDFMGHVNNATYATYLEQAREAYFQDVLGVSLTEVGTVLARLEIDYTRPIGADADVTVALGVPELGTSSLPLEYEIRADGERAATARTVQVLVDESTGSSEPLPEQWRERIDVTGT from the coding sequence ATGGAGTACCCCTACGAAGTCGATCTCGACGTTCGGCTCCGCGATATCGATTTCATGGGCCACGTCAACAACGCAACGTATGCAACCTACCTCGAGCAGGCCAGAGAAGCCTACTTTCAGGATGTCCTTGGCGTCTCACTGACCGAGGTCGGTACCGTTTTGGCTCGTCTCGAGATCGACTACACCCGCCCGATTGGCGCTGACGCAGACGTCACTGTTGCGCTTGGCGTCCCGGAACTTGGCACCTCGAGTCTCCCACTCGAGTATGAAATCCGAGCGGATGGCGAGCGCGCCGCAACAGCCCGGACGGTCCAGGTGCTGGTCGATGAATCGACCGGCTCCTCGGAACCGCTTCCCGAGCAGTGGCGCGAGCGGATCGATGTGACTGGCACCTAA
- a CDS encoding HalOD1 output domain-containing protein — MLLSVDGSEANASQSVSYAVITAIAEREGVDPTAIEPPEYEALYDAINPEALDALFAPRTDGQVRTTGRVEFTYCDYHVIVSSDGDVEVHDES; from the coding sequence ATGCTACTCTCAGTCGATGGGTCAGAAGCGAACGCATCCCAGTCGGTAAGCTATGCGGTTATTACTGCGATTGCTGAACGAGAAGGGGTCGATCCGACGGCTATCGAACCGCCCGAGTACGAAGCGCTCTACGATGCGATCAATCCCGAAGCGCTCGATGCACTGTTTGCACCCCGGACAGACGGACAGGTCCGAACCACTGGCCGCGTCGAATTTACGTACTGTGACTATCACGTCATCGTCTCGAGCGACGGCGACGTCGAGGTTCACGACGAGTCCTAA
- a CDS encoding GNAT family N-acetyltransferase: MTEPTIAYATSDDLEAVTDRWVDLARGQRAYGSSIYADDNRETMSETLAAHQFTDSLLVARLEGNLVGFASFSLEQGALELETTRGMLSNLYVDPAYRGRGIGTALLEAVEAEVADRGADVLRLEVMAANEDARRFYRNHGYDAVRMTMDRTLGAQSENDTHSKEDT; this comes from the coding sequence ATGACTGAGCCAACGATTGCGTATGCGACGAGCGACGATCTCGAGGCGGTCACTGACCGCTGGGTCGACCTCGCGCGCGGCCAGCGAGCGTACGGGTCGTCGATTTATGCCGACGACAATCGCGAGACAATGAGCGAGACGCTTGCGGCCCACCAGTTCACCGATAGCTTACTTGTTGCCCGTCTTGAGGGCAACCTCGTCGGGTTCGCCTCGTTTTCGCTCGAGCAAGGCGCACTCGAACTCGAGACGACACGCGGGATGTTGTCGAATCTCTATGTCGACCCGGCATACCGGGGTCGTGGCATCGGCACGGCACTGCTCGAGGCCGTCGAAGCCGAGGTTGCCGACCGGGGTGCAGATGTCTTGCGTCTCGAGGTGATGGCTGCGAACGAGGATGCGCGTCGGTTCTACCGGAACCACGGATATGATGCGGTCAGAATGACAATGGATCGCACGCTCGGGGCACAATCGGAAAACGATACACACTCAAAGGAGGACACGTAA
- a CDS encoding CBS domain-containing protein, which yields MESELSVTDILTNDFVGVSESDTVVGAVKLMREERVSCVLVVRGADPVGIVTEWDILELVADERDPAEATIGDVMTAPVITLAPDRSLADAATLMGREDIRNVVIQGEGDDDIRGVVTQRDVIAAAGSFQAAVTPRRSSVETGEIDPGQPLEESAQQVADDRAELVANGGDEYTTQGVCETCGSLADSLWESNGQLVCPDCRTV from the coding sequence ATGGAATCAGAACTGTCGGTGACCGATATTCTGACGAACGACTTCGTCGGTGTCAGTGAATCTGATACCGTGGTCGGTGCAGTGAAACTCATGCGTGAAGAACGCGTGAGTTGTGTTCTGGTCGTCCGCGGTGCAGATCCCGTTGGAATCGTGACTGAGTGGGATATTCTCGAACTCGTCGCGGACGAACGCGACCCCGCTGAGGCGACGATTGGTGACGTGATGACCGCACCCGTAATCACCCTCGCGCCGGATCGCTCGCTCGCCGATGCGGCGACGCTGATGGGACGCGAAGACATCCGAAACGTCGTTATTCAGGGCGAGGGCGACGACGATATTCGCGGCGTCGTCACCCAGCGTGACGTCATCGCTGCGGCTGGCTCGTTCCAGGCCGCCGTCACGCCGAGACGCTCGAGTGTGGAGACGGGCGAGATTGATCCCGGCCAGCCACTCGAGGAGTCTGCTCAGCAAGTCGCTGACGACCGAGCAGAACTGGTTGCAAACGGCGGTGACGAGTACACGACACAGGGCGTCTGTGAGACCTGTGGCTCGCTGGCGGATTCTCTCTGGGAATCGAACGGGCAACTCGTCTGTCCGGACTGCCGAACGGTCTGA
- a CDS encoding GTP cyclohydrolase III gives MTNTQVTLVQIDNYGPWTVTPEPRREADLQTLQSRLYADISQFVGNRNGYTFFTRFDNMIAVTNGLSFEDHALLQESVGNRYPVSLSLGVATGTTPAQALSDATERIQDAGSAQDKDRRECLEGRTIDDGHRTPDDVQIAHFDVINATGNYTDELNAFDSFIEIEQGYAELMRHMRRAHDSLSFFVGGDNIIVTCPDLGYAEYEEAIAHVEEAVDVRLQVGVGRGEHAHDAGFAAKHALETCRADGTRVELEWDH, from the coding sequence GTGACGAACACGCAGGTTACGCTCGTTCAGATCGACAACTACGGGCCGTGGACGGTGACGCCAGAACCGCGCCGTGAAGCCGACCTGCAGACCCTGCAGTCTCGGCTCTATGCCGATATCTCTCAGTTTGTCGGCAACCGCAACGGCTACACCTTCTTTACGCGCTTTGACAACATGATCGCCGTGACGAACGGCCTCTCGTTCGAGGACCACGCGCTCTTACAGGAGTCCGTCGGAAACCGGTATCCTGTCTCGCTCAGTCTTGGCGTTGCGACCGGCACCACGCCCGCACAGGCGCTGTCGGATGCGACAGAACGGATTCAAGACGCCGGGAGCGCACAGGATAAGGATCGCCGTGAGTGTCTCGAGGGGCGCACAATCGACGACGGCCATCGCACACCGGACGACGTCCAGATTGCTCACTTCGACGTGATCAACGCGACGGGCAACTATACGGACGAACTCAACGCCTTCGATAGCTTCATCGAAATCGAGCAGGGCTACGCCGAACTCATGCGCCACATGCGCCGGGCGCACGATAGCCTCTCGTTTTTCGTTGGCGGCGACAACATCATCGTTACCTGTCCCGATCTCGGCTATGCCGAGTACGAGGAGGCAATCGCCCACGTCGAGGAGGCTGTCGATGTCCGCCTCCAGGTCGGCGTTGGCCGCGGCGAACACGCACACGACGCCGGCTTCGCCGCAAAACACGCCCTCGAGACCTGCCGGGCCGACGGAACGCGAGTCGAACTCGAGTGGGACCACTGA
- a CDS encoding DUF5785 family protein: MSNDWPVDPDGEEGSEGGRKYDMRIIADKVDEEEDFPLERDAFVEEYGDYPIRVNYERVVALREIFEYVDESEFETILDMHKAVGNAMREGDFWDYHPKGANPEKKRA; this comes from the coding sequence ATGAGCAACGACTGGCCGGTGGACCCGGACGGCGAGGAGGGCAGCGAGGGCGGACGCAAGTACGACATGCGGATCATTGCGGACAAAGTCGACGAAGAAGAGGACTTCCCGCTCGAGCGCGATGCGTTCGTCGAGGAGTACGGCGACTACCCGATCCGAGTCAACTACGAGCGCGTCGTCGCCCTGCGCGAGATCTTCGAGTACGTCGACGAGTCGGAGTTCGAGACGATTCTCGACATGCACAAAGCCGTCGGCAACGCCATGCGCGAGGGTGACTTCTGGGACTACCACCCCAAAGGCGCAAATCCCGAGAAGAAACGCGCCTGA